A single region of the Cucumis melo cultivar AY chromosome 3, USDA_Cmelo_AY_1.0, whole genome shotgun sequence genome encodes:
- the LOC127148468 gene encoding methylenetetrahydrofolate reductase 2-like gives MRPRARDKKLLEEWALPLKSIEDVYEKFMKYCLGKLRSSPWSELEGLQAETRMISEQLGKINMKGFLSINSQPAVNGERSDSPSVGWGGPGGYVYQKAYIEFFCSREKLDAIVDKCRALPSLTYMAVNKEGIWVSNVTQKDVNAVTWGVFPAKEIIQPTVVDPASFLVWKDEAFEIWSRGWAALYPEGDWSRKLLDEIQSSYYLVSLVDNDYINSDLFAILEDF, from the exons ATGCGGCCACGGGCACGTGACAAGAAGCTTCTTGAGGAATGGGCACTCCCATTGAAAAGCATTGAAGATGTTTATGAG AAATTTATGAAGTACTGCCTTGGAAAGTTGAGAAGCAGTCCGTGGTCTGAATTAGAAGGTCTTCAGGCTGAGACAAGGATGATAAGTGAACAGCTTGGGAAAATTAACATGAAAGGCTTTCTTTCTATCAACAGCCAACCAGCAGTTAATGGAGAAAGATCTGATTCTCCTTCCGTAG GATGGGGTGGGCCAGGAGGTTACGTTTATCAAAAGGCGTACATTGAGTTTTTCTGTTCCAGGGAAAAGTTGGATGCTATTGTTGACAAATGCAGGGCCCTTCCATCTCTCACCTACATGGCGGTGAATAAGGAAGGAATTTGGGTATCCAACGTCACTCAAAAGGATGTGAATGCTGTAACATGGGGAGTTTTCCCAGCCAAAGAGATCATCCAGCCAACCGTTGTCGATCCTGCCAGTTTTCTTGTGTGGAAAGATGAGGCGTTTGAGATTTGGTCAAGGGGATGGGCTGCCTTGTATCCTGAGGGCGACTGGTCCCGAAAATTGCTTGATGAG ATACAGAGCAGCTACTACTTGGTGAGTCTGGTGGATAACGATTATATCAATTCCGACCTCTTTGCTATTTTGGAGGACTTCTGA